The window GTGATTTTGAAATTCATTTCAAAAACGCAGTCGCAGAACCAAAACAGGATATCCGCGGGGACATAGCTCGCATCTATTTGTATATGGAGTGGCGGTATGGAATTCCCATCCCAGAGGGCAAACGGGATCTTTACAAGTCCTGGTCGGCCTTAGACCCTCCCGATACCTTTGAAATCCGAAAAAATGAAATTGTGGAAAGGGTCCAAAAACAAACAAATCCATTTGTGGACGGCACCCTCAAGGAACCATAGGCAAAATCGCTTCCTCAGATTTGTCACATTACGATGATTTCTGAAATCTAATTTTACCAAAACAAAGATAGCTTCATTTACAGAATCGGGCAAGTTTGGAGTCTGGAATTGGAATGAAAGAATATGACATCTTAGTGATCGGAGCGGGCGCTGGCACAAAACTTGTCACTCCCCCTTCCCAGATAGGCAAACGAGTGGCAGTCTTTGAACGAGAAACCCCGGGTGGCACATGCCTGAACCGAGGTTGCATTCCCTCCAAAATGGTGATTTTTCCCTCTGAGCTCCTTCGGCTAAAAGAGGAATCAGAACGATTTGGAATCCAATACCCAAGTCCCCCAATCTATGATGTAAACTCTATCTTCCAGCGAGTGAATGAAAGAGTAAAAGCTGATTCGGATTCCATTCCCATCGCTTATGAAAAAAATCCAAATATTGATTATATACCTAAAAACGTTTGGTTCAAAGCATCCAAAATCATCACCGATGGAGAAAACGATTACACCGCCAAACATATCTTGGTTGTCACAGGCACAAGGCCTAATCTCCCAGAAATCCCTGGATTAAAGGACACACCTTTTTGGACCTCCCGAGAAGCCTTGTCCCCCGATGAATTCCCAAAATCACTCCTTATCATTGGAGCAGGTTTTATCTCACTTGAATTAGGCGCCGCCTACCAGGCATATGGTGCACAGGTGACAGGGATCACGAGAGGAGAAGTCTTACGGCAAGTTGATTTTGAAATCAAAGAGGAACTCAAGAAACACCTTCCCTTTCCCATCCACACTGGTTTTCATATGGAACAGGTGGAATTTCGAAATGGAGAGTTCCGCGTATCGGGAACAAACAAAGAAGGGCAAACACAAACATTTGTCGCAGAAAAATTATTGGTTGCGACAGGGATCAAACCGAACACGGAAGATTTAAAACTAGAGAATACCAAAATCCAATGTAACCCAGATGGTTACATCCTTGTGGATGAAACTTTACAAACAAACGAAGAAGGAGTTTATGCTTTTGGTGATGTGATCGGTCGGTATTTTTTCAGACACAGTGCCAATTTTGAAGGAGAATACTTATTCCACCATCTCTATGAGGGAGGTGAAAAAAAACCAATTGTTTACCCACCCATGCCGGAAGCAATCTTCACTCACCCTCAAATCGCAAGTGTTGGAAAAACAGAAGATGAACTCATACAAGAAAAAATTCCTTATTACAAAGGTCTGAACCCGTATCGTTCCAGTGCCACAGGTATGGCTCGTTTGTCTGAAGTTGGATTTGTGAAAGTCCTTGTTTCGAAAGAAACAGAAGAAGTGCTTGGTGCCCATGTGATCGGCGAAGAAGCCGCAAACCTCCTCCACCAAATTGTAATGGGTATGTATTTAAAAGCGAAACTCGATGATTATTTAGGAATGATTTACATCCACCCTGCCATTTCGGAAATCACAAGGAATGCCTTTCGTAAGGTTCGGGAACAAAAACTAAAGGAAATCAAATCATGAAAAAGTTTTTATTCAATCGTTACGATAAAGAAACTCTCAAAAAGAAAGTATTAGAAGACAAACGGGAAAGGAGAGTGATTTCCTTTTATCGTTATGTGAAAATTACAGATCCAATTGCGTTTCGAGATGTTTTATATGATTCATTGGAAGATTTGGGAGTTCTTGGAAGGATCTATTTGGCAAACGAAGGGATCAACGCACAATTCTCCATTCCTATCGGAAACTATGACGCCTTACGAAAGTTTGTGGATTTCATTCCTGAGTTAAAGAATATTTATTTTAATGATGCAGTGGAAGATAAAAAGGAAAGTTTCATCAAACTTGCGATCAAAGTAAGAAAAAAAATTGTCGCTGATGGCCTAGACGATAGCCAATTTGATCCTTCCAATGTAGGCACTCATCTCTCTCCACTGGAATTCCACCAAGCACTAGAAGAAGACGGTGTCATCGTAGTTGACTTACGAAATAATTACGAATCAGAAGTGGGTCATTTTGAAAACGCGATTTTACCTGATGTCGGAACCTTCCGCGAAGAACTACCACTCGTCGAACAAATCTTAGAAAAAGACAAAGATAAAAAAATCCTACTCTATTGTACGGGTGGGATTCGCTGCGAAAAAGCTAGTGCCTATTTAAAGTACAAAGGATTTGAAAAGGTACACCAACTCCAAGGTGGTATCATTAATTATGCAAAAGCCGTCACTGACCATGGTTTGAAATCCAAATTCAAAGGGAAAAATTTTGTATTTGATGATCGGCTTGGGGAACGGATCACCGATGATGTTTTGACAGTCTGTTACACTTGTGGGAATCCATCTGATAGACACACCAACTGCGCCAACTTAGGATGCCATGTTCTCATCGTTCAGTGTGAGTCTTGTTCGGAAAAACTTCTTGGAACATGTTCAGAAGAATGTAAGGAAATTGTTTCTTTACCGGAAGAAACACAAAAGAAACTCAGACAAGAACAAAGAAAACAACAGAAATACCCCACTCACCACCTAACAAGAAAGCTCGTAGGAAAATAAATGAAACCATATGCCATTGAACTAGAAGGATTAGAAAAAACATACAAAAACGGGGTAAAAGCCCTCCGTTCGATCAATTTAAAAGTGGAAGCAGGAGATTTTTTCGCCTTACTTGGACCTAACGGTGCCGGTAAGTCCACAACCATTGGGATCCTCAGTTCGCTTGTCAATAAAACAGGTGGGAAGGTCAAAATCTTTGGCGTTGACATCGATCAAAATTTAAATCTCGCCAAAACATTTCTTGGCATTGTCCCCCAAGAATTCAATTTCGGAATCTTTGAAGCGGTGGAACAAATCCTCATCAACCAAGCTGGATTTTATGGAATGCCACTAAAAGAGGCAACCGAAAGGGTCAAGTATTACTTAGACAAATTATCGTTGTATGACAAACGTAAGTCGGCCGCAGGAACACTCAGTGGTGGTATGAAACGACGTCTCATGATTGCAAGGGCTCTCATCCATGATCCGAAATTACTCATTTTGGATGAACCAACTGCCGGTGTTGACATCGAGATCCGAAGGTCAATGTGGGAATTTTTAAAAGAACTCAACCAAAATGGAAAAACCATCATCCTCACAACCCACTACTTGGAAGAGGCAGAATCCCTTTGCAAAAATATTGCAATCATTGACCAAGGGGAAATTGTAGAAAACACATCAATGAAAAAATTACTACAACGTTTGGATAAAGAAACCTTCGTCATTGATTTAAAAAAATCCTACAAATCCAAACCAAATTC of the Leptospira biflexa serovar Patoc strain 'Patoc 1 (Paris)' genome contains:
- a CDS encoding ABC transporter ATP-binding protein; this translates as MKPYAIELEGLEKTYKNGVKALRSINLKVEAGDFFALLGPNGAGKSTTIGILSSLVNKTGGKVKIFGVDIDQNLNLAKTFLGIVPQEFNFGIFEAVEQILINQAGFYGMPLKEATERVKYYLDKLSLYDKRKSAAGTLSGGMKRRLMIARALIHDPKLLILDEPTAGVDIEIRRSMWEFLKELNQNGKTIILTTHYLEEAESLCKNIAIIDQGEIVENTSMKKLLQRLDKETFVIDLKKSYKSKPNSKKFQWIWIDDHCLEVQLDKKASVNELFIELTKHKMEVLSLRNKSNRLEELFLSLTGKH
- a CDS encoding rhodanese-related sulfurtransferase; this translates as MKKFLFNRYDKETLKKKVLEDKRERRVISFYRYVKITDPIAFRDVLYDSLEDLGVLGRIYLANEGINAQFSIPIGNYDALRKFVDFIPELKNIYFNDAVEDKKESFIKLAIKVRKKIVADGLDDSQFDPSNVGTHLSPLEFHQALEEDGVIVVDLRNNYESEVGHFENAILPDVGTFREELPLVEQILEKDKDKKILLYCTGGIRCEKASAYLKYKGFEKVHQLQGGIINYAKAVTDHGLKSKFKGKNFVFDDRLGERITDDVLTVCYTCGNPSDRHTNCANLGCHVLIVQCESCSEKLLGTCSEECKEIVSLPEETQKKLRQEQRKQQKYPTHHLTRKLVGK
- a CDS encoding dihydrolipoyl dehydrogenase, giving the protein MKEYDILVIGAGAGTKLVTPPSQIGKRVAVFERETPGGTCLNRGCIPSKMVIFPSELLRLKEESERFGIQYPSPPIYDVNSIFQRVNERVKADSDSIPIAYEKNPNIDYIPKNVWFKASKIITDGENDYTAKHILVVTGTRPNLPEIPGLKDTPFWTSREALSPDEFPKSLLIIGAGFISLELGAAYQAYGAQVTGITRGEVLRQVDFEIKEELKKHLPFPIHTGFHMEQVEFRNGEFRVSGTNKEGQTQTFVAEKLLVATGIKPNTEDLKLENTKIQCNPDGYILVDETLQTNEEGVYAFGDVIGRYFFRHSANFEGEYLFHHLYEGGEKKPIVYPPMPEAIFTHPQIASVGKTEDELIQEKIPYYKGLNPYRSSATGMARLSEVGFVKVLVSKETEEVLGAHVIGEEAANLLHQIVMGMYLKAKLDDYLGMIYIHPAISEITRNAFRKVREQKLKEIKS